DNA from Gemmatimonas sp.:
CGCCTGCATGCCGCGCATGTTCCCGCCACCCGCGGCATTCATCTGTCGGCTCTGCTGCGCCACGTTCTGGTCGGCCGCATTGCGCGGCGCATTTGTGGTATCGATCGCATCGAGCGCCGTCGACATGCCGAGCAGGCGGCCGAACAGCGCGACCAGTCCGGACTTGCCGTTGAGCGAGAAGGTAACGCCGAAATCGGTGCGGTACGGACTAAAGGTGGCGGTATCCGAGGCCGGGTCACCCTGAAACAGATCGTACGACGTGCGGAAGTCGAGGCCGGGCAGCAGATCGGTGCGCCCCGAGAGCGTGAACATCTTGTCGGTGAAGCCGTTACCAGTGGAGTCGGCACGGATGAAATCGTACGACAGCGACGAGAAGTTGAGCGCCAACAGTTTGATCTTCTTGCCCGATTCCGGCGTCGAGTCGGAGTCCGACTTGAGCTTCGCTTCCAGGTTGGTCGAGAGGTTGAGCGACACGCGGTTCTGCGCGAGCGACGACAAATAGCCAACCCGCGTGCGCCCGAGCGCCTGGAGATACTCGTCGCTGACGTTGGCATTCGGCGAGTAGCTGTAGCTGAGACTGGGGGTGATCGAATGGCGGACCTTGGCGACCGAGCCGAAGCCGGGCAGCATCGCGTACAGCGTCGGCGACGCCGACAGCGCATAGCTCAAACGCTTCGACTGCTGCACCCACTTGCCGCCACTCCGCTCCGTGCGGACGAACAGCCCCGATGCGCCGTCCACGTTGTTCACCGAAATCGACGGGGACAGGTTCCAGGTGCCCTGGAAGAAGCGCGGCAAGCCGAACGACGTAGTCCAGTCGAAGTTCGACTCGTACGTCTTGGCGAAGATCCGCGTGGAACGGATCGACGTATCGCGTACGCCGATAATTTCACGCTGCTCGGGGAAATTGCGATACTGATCGGACAGCGTGAAGGAGTTGTTCCACTGCCAATCGCCGATCTTGATGGGCGTGTCGAAGCCGAACTGCATGTTCCGACGGCTTGCATCGAACTGCACACTGTCGATGCCGCCGCCCTTGCGGATGTTGTACACGTACGGGAACTGCAGCCCTTGGTCAATGTTGCTCTGTCCCGTGATGGCCAGTCGGAGCGACGGAGTCCAGGCAAACGGTCCGCCGGCGAGCGTACCGGCGGTAACGTTGAGTGACGGGAAATCCATGTCGACCTGCTTCCGCCCGGGATACTGCACGCGGCTGCCGCCGACGTTGATCTGCGCCGGACCGACCTTGGTCTGGTAGTTCAGCTGCGACCGGATTGTCGCGTTGGCGGCCGTCGGGTTGATGGTCGTCTGCCGCTGGATCTGCGTGTTTTGGACCCAGTTCAAGCGGGCCGTAAGACGCGTCTGTCGTGAAAAGTCCTGGTTGTGATTCCACGTGACCGACGTGTTGGTCGTCCCGTTGCGCTGCGCCAGATACGACACCGCGGTCTCACCACTGATGAACCGGTCAAGCCACTTGTAGCGCAGCTCCGCATTGCCCCGCAAGAATCCGGGGTCCTGATCCGTGCTGCGCGCGCCCGAACGCCAGTCGAACGACGCTTCGGCGTTCATGTAATCACTGATCGCGAGGAAGTAGCCGATATTCGATATGCTGCGGCGATACGACGGGCTGTTCCGGAACAGTTCGGCAATGCCGAAGTTCGGCGTGAGCATACCGCTGCGCCGGCCGCTACGGACGTCCTGGAAGAAGAACGGAATCCAGAACACCGGCACTTCGCCGATGTAGAGTACGCCTGGTCTCGCCACCATCACGTTTTCGGACACGAACTTCATGTCCCTGGTCGTAAAGTGAAAATGCGGCTCGGCGTGGTCGCAGTAGGTGAACGAGCCGTTCTTGGCGAACACGATGTGCCGGCCACTGACCAGCGAATCGGAAATGATCGTGCCGCGCTCAGCGCTCAGGAACAGTCGCTGTCCCGAGGTCACTGAGGTCGAAAAGGCGCCCGTGACACCCTGCTTCGAACTCAGGTCGTACTCGATGCGACCTTTGGCGATGAAATCGTCGGCGTCCTGCTGCTGCGGGTCCCGCAGCAGCACCGTATCACCGATGGCGACCACTCGCTTGGTGGAGTCGTTGTAGACGATCGAGTCGCCGATGATCATCGTCTCGTCGCGCTGCACCGCCGATGGCTTGCCCTTGAGCACCAGAGCTCGAGACAGGGCATCGAAGAACACCGTGTCACCCTGATACTGCACCTTGCGATAGCCCTCACGATCGAGGAGGGCGCGCATGAGTGAGTCGGGTGGCGTCCAGTTGAACACCTCGCGATCCTTGCTCAGCTTCGCCAGGCTGTCCTGACCCTGCGCCTTACCCGACGCCGCCTTTCCCGCGGGCGTCGGGCGCGCAGGAATCGGCCGCTGGGCTCGCAGCGGCGCGGAACGTATTGCGGTGCCGAGCACCAGGCCCAGCATCGCCATCGCGACCGAGCGCCAGCCGTGGCGTGCGCGCTCCGCGTGAACGGCAAGCAGTCGACTCACTCGTCCCCGGCAGCAATCCGCCGCTCGCGACGACGACTGATGAACTTCGACACCGTGATCGACACCTCGTACAGCAAATACAGCGGAATCGTCAGCGCGATCAGCGACGTCGGATCACTGCCCGGCGTGATCAGCGCGGCCGCGACGATACACCCTAGAAACGCGTGGCGTCGGAACTTGGAGAGGTACTGCGGCTGCACGATACCCATGGCCGACAACAACGCAATCACGATCGGCAACTCGAAGATCGCGCCGAACGCCAGGCACATCGAGATCACGAAGCTGACGTACTGATCGACCGTCTGCATGATCTGCACGGAGCCACTCTGAAAGCTCATGAAGAAGCTGAGCGTTACCGGCAGCACGTAGAAGAACGACAGCGCCATGCCGGCCAGAAAGAGCACGGCGGCCCCGATCAGCGCCGGGATCACCGCTTTCTTCTCGTGGCCGTACAGCGCGGGGGAGAGGAATCCCCAGAGTTGCCAGGCCAGCACGGGCGACGCGGCGATCAGCCCCAGCGTGATCGAGGCGTCCATCACGATATCGAAGAGGTCGCTCACGTGGGTCACCATGAGCGGCTGCTTCAGATATGGCTGGATCGGCTGCGACAGGAAGGCGATGATGTCGACCTGCTTGGTATACAACAGCGCGAAGGCGACGCCAACGCCGATGGCGATGGCTACGGCACATTTGAAAAGCCGCCAGCGCAGTTCCTCGAGATGATCGAGGAACGGCATTTCCACACTGTTACTGCTGGACATCAGCGGAGTCGTCCTGGTCGCGCCGTCAGCGCAGCGTCTTGAGTTGTTCGGCCGCGAGCTCGGCCTCATCGCTGCGCGGATAGCGCGCGATCACCTGCTCGAGCAGCTGCTTGGCCTGCGACGTATTTCCCCGCTGCAGTACCAGCTGCGCTCGCTTGTACAGGGCGGTCGGTGCCTTTGCCGACGTGGGATGGGCGCTCACCACGGCGGCATACGCGGCGTCAGCGGCCGGCAGATTCTTTTCCTTGGCGAACGATTCGGCGATCCAGAACTGCGCGTCGGGCGCGTAGTCCGACGTCGGATAGTTCGTGAGCAGTTCCTGGAAGTAAATGCGCGCGGTCGCACTGCTGCCCCGCGTGAGCTGATCGCGCCCGTCGCTGTAAAGCTGGTTCGGGCCGGGGGCGCGGGCGGCCGCACTGTCCACCGCCGGCAGCGTCGTACGTCCACTGGTCGGTGGTGCGACGGGTGGCACTGTTCCGGCGGGCGGCACGGCCACCGGTGCCGAACTGCGCGATTCGATTTCCGAGCGAAGTCGGGCGATCGTCGCCTGACTCTGCCCGAGCAACGTCTGCACCTGCAGCATCTGTTCGCGAATCGCGCGCATTTCACCGCGAACGTCACCCTGAATGCTGACGGTGCGCGCACTCACCTTAGACAACGAGTCACTGGCGACCTGCAGCATGCGCATGGTCTGCGTCAATGCGTCGCGCTGCTCGAGCTGATTCTTGAGGATCTCGGCACGCAGCGATGAGATGTCGCTCTGCACGATCCGCACATCCCCGCGCGTAGCGAAGCATCCCCCCGTGGCGACAAGCGCCACGAGAGGAACAAGCCGCCACACCCGGGAGCGCAGCGTGTGCCGGAGTCCGAGTGCGGCGGCCGCTATCATGGGGCGCGCAGCTGGTCGCCGCCGGCGATGATCTCGAACGCGTCACGACGGTTGCGCGACCAGGCCTCTTCGGTCGTGCCCTGCACGTCCGGACGCTCGCGACCGAACGACGCCGTTTCAATGCGTGACGCATCGATGCCGCGGTCGGTCAGGTAGCGCTTCGCCGACTCGGCACGACGACGTCCGAGTGCAATGTTGTACTCGTCGCTGCCGCGCTCATCGCAATGGCCGGCCACGCGAATCTTGACCCCCGGATTCGCGTTCAGCACCAAGATCTTGGCGTCGAGGTTCGACTTGGCGTCCTCGCGCAGCTCGTCGGCGTCGTACTCGAAGTAGATCGTCTCGAGCAGGCGTGCGCGCGCGGCCGCCACCATGGCGCGAACATTCTCCATCGTGTCGCGCGGTGTTGGCGCCGAGGTGGTTGGCCGGGTCGGCTGCTGCGGCTGTGCCACGGGAGGCGTCTCCGTTTGCGGCGCAACCACCGGCTTCTTGCGGCAGGCGCCGAGCACCAGCGTGGTGGAGACCAGCACCAGGGTGAGACGAGACACACGCATCATGTCGGAAAACTCCGAGGGGGAAAGTGAAAAGGGTGGTGATTACTGCGGCAACACACGCGGGGACCACGCCGACAATCGCGCTTCAGACCCGAACGTGAGCTGGCGTGATCGTCCGGTTTCGATATCCACGATCCACAACTGGCGCGTTCCGCTCCGTGTCGACGAAAAAACGATGTGCCGGGAATCCGGAGCCCACGACGGGTCGTCGTTCCGGCCATCGTTCGTCACAATCTTCACGGTCTGATCGCGCAAATTGATCGTCATAATTTGGAAGGTACCGCCGTTTCGCGATTGAAACGCCACGAGGCGCCCATCGGGAGACCAATCAGGCCCCGCGCGATAGTCGCGATCGCCGAACGCGGCCGCCGTCAGCAGCTCCACGTTCGTGCCATCCAGATCGCTAATATACACTTCCGGGTGCCCCGAGCGGTCGGACATGAACGCGATTCGCTGCCCATCAGGACTAAAGGTCGGCTGTGTACTTGCCCGCCCGCGACCTACGGTGATGCGCCGTGGCGCGCCGCCCTCGATCGGCATGGCGTAGAGATCGGTTCCCGTGTCCGAGCCACGGGCGTACACCACCGTGCGCCCGTCGGGCGACACCGACGGCGAACTGTGCTCGATGCCCGCCGACGACGCCAACGTTCGCTGTGAACCCGTACCGAGATCCGTCATCATGATCGGATTGCGCACACCGTCGAGCACACTGTACACCAGCCCGCGCCCCCCGGGCAGCCACTGCGGCGACATGCCGCTCGGCGTCGCCGGGGTCACATTTGCGCGATCGCTATCAACTATCCACACCCGCCCGCCGCGCGTGAATGCAATGCGCGTCTGGGCAATGCCGCGCTGTCCGGTGATCCACTCTTCGATCGCGTCGGACACACCGTGCATCGCCGAGCGCCACGCTGGTGAGAGCGCCGTCGACGGCAGCGGAAAATCCTTGCTGTTCAGCACGGCCTTCTTTGACACGTCGTGCAACGCGACTCGCACCCATCCCGAGGGTAGCAGCGTGGACTGCACGATGCCATCCACGCCGAGCTTGGCAAACAGCGCGTAATTGGGCGGTCCGTTCACCACCGGCGCGCTCGACGTGGATACCACGTTGAAGCGATCGCTGTAGTCGAAATCCCGCGACAGGATCGTTGCCACCGAGTCGCCGTTCACGCCCTTCACCGGCAGCACCATCAGCGCCGTTTTCTGCCCCGCCACGTAGCGCGTGCTCAGGCTCACACCCGGCGGTTGCGCCTGCGCTACTACGCGCGACGGCACCGTCGTGCCAACGGCCAGCAGCGCACCGGCAAGCATAGGCCGCGCGCGAAGCAGCAGCGAAAGAACCTTCATCTGGAGCATGCGGTCAGTTGGGTCGCAAGGCATAGTCAAACGTGAAATACACGATCAGCACGTCGTCCGTCCATCCCTGAGGAAGCGGGCCGAATCCGCGCGTGGAACCAACCGCTTCAACCGCACCCATCGCATCGAGATCGTAGATACGATCACCCGATCCCTTCACGACTTCGATGGCCATCACCGAGCCGTCGCGACGGATCGTGAATTTCACCTCCGACACGAGCGATGCGGACACACGGCGCGGCGTCCAGTTCAACGTGATTTGCCGGACGATATTCTGCAGATACCCGGGATACGGAAAGTCGATCCCGCGAATGCTCAGGTTCGCGACATCCGCCCCTTTGCCGCCCTGCGCGCCAGCACCAGCCTTAGGCGCCGCAGTGGCTTTCGACGCGGTCGGCGATGCGGTCTTCGAACCCGCCGTCTTGGTGCGCGATGTCGAGGGCGTCGCCTTGGGCGACGGCAAAACCTTCTTGGCGGTCGAGGGCTTCGGGATCACCTTCTCTTCCGGCACACGCTCGGCGCCAGCGATATCCGGGGCCTGCGCCGACGGCTGCGCGGCGGGAGTCACCACACCGGCTTGTCGCGGTCCAGGCGGTGCACCCACTAACTCTACGCGGTACACCGGCGGACGCGGCGCCTCGGCACGCGTGCCCCACCAGATGGCCGCCGCCACGAGTGCGAGGTGCACCACCGCGGAGAACGCGATGCCGCGGCCGAGCGTCGTCGGCCCAGTCGCCGTGCGCGACAGGCTCACCGATCGCCGTCCGGTTCAGCGACGAGCCCGACATCCGTGATGCCCTTGGCCTTCATCGCGGCGACGATGCGCACCACGGTCCCGTACGGTACGGCCTCGTCGGCACGCAGATACACGCCACCGCCGCCCTTCTTGTCCGACAACGCCTTGATGCTTCCCGCGAACTCGTCGAACGAGAGCTTGGTCTCGTCGATGAAGATCTGCCCACGCCGATCGACCGTGATCACGAGTCCGTTTTTCGGTTCCAGCGGCGCGACATCCGCCGTCGGCAGCGCGATATCCACGCCGCCTTGCATGATCGGTGCAGTGATCATGAAGATGATCATCAGCAGCATCATCACGTCGATCAGCGACACCACGTTGATCTCAGCGTTCACGCCAGCGCGCTCCCGACGGCGGCCGCGGCGCATCCTCAGATCCGCCCTTCGCGCACCATCAGCGCGATCAGTTCCGAGCCGAAACCTTCAAGCGCGTCGTCGAAGCGATTGAGGCGTGACGCAAACACGTTGTACGCGAACGCCGCCGGAATCGCGACCGCGAGTGCCGCTGCGGTCGCCATCAGCGCAGTACCAATACCTGGCGCCACCGCTTGAATGTTGCCCGAACCTTTCTGGCCGATGCCGACGAACGCTTCGATCACGCCGAGGACGGTGCCGAAGAGGCCAATCAGCGGACTCACGCTGCCGACCGTCGCCAACCACGGGATGTACTGCCCGAGATCTTCACGCGCCTTCGACCCTTCGGCGTCGAGCACGAGCCGCAACGCTTCCACCTGTGAGCCGGACAACCGCGCCGTGCGATCATTGGTCGCGCCGAGTGCCGGCTTGGTGTCGTTCAGGAACGACACCGCTCGCGCGAAAACCGCCGTGAACGCACTGGGCTTGGCCCGCTGCGCGCACAGCATCGCGTCGTCCATGCCGCGCGCGCGCTCGAAGTCGGCCACAAACGCCCGGCCGTTGGTCTCGGCCGTCTTGAATCCGCGCCACTTCGAGAACATGATCGCCCATGAAATCAGCGACAGCACCACCAACAGTGCCAACACGCTCTTTGTAACGGGATCGCTGTTGATCAGCATGCCCAGCATCGATGACGGCAACGCGTCCTTCTCGCTCGCCAGCTGCAGTGCGGCGAACAGTCCGACCACCGCCGTCACGCCTGCTGCTCCAGGCGCGCACGACGATCGGCGAAGAACCGATAGGTGTTCTCAAGTCCTTCGCGCAACGTGACCTTGGGCGTCCAACCCAGCACGGCCTGTGCCTTCGCGGTGTTCAGTGCGGAGCGGGCGAGCTCACCGGCTCGCGCTGGCGCGTAGTCGATCGGCGAATGCGCCGACGAGACGGTACGCAACGTTTCCGCCAGCGTATTCACCGACGTCTCGATTGACGTCCCGATATTGAAGGCGCGAGCATCGAGACGGCCACGCGGCGGAAGATCGACGGTCGCCGCTGCGAAGTTTGCTCCGGCGACGTCACCGGCGTAGACGTAGTCACGCGTCTGCTCGCCGTCGCCGAATACCGTCAACGCGCGACCATCAAGTAGGCGGTTGCAGAAGATCGCCACCACGCCCGCTTCACCATGCGGATCCTGACGCGGACCGTACACGTTGCCGTATCGTAGCGCGACGTTGTCGAGTCCATGCACGCGCCCGTAGTACGCGAGGTAGTACTCGATCGACAACTTCGCGATGCCGTACGGCGCTTCGGGATCCTTGCTGTTCGATTCGGCGCTCGGCGGCGGATCGAAATCGCCGTACAACGCGCCGCCCGTCGACGACAGAATGGTGCGAGTGGGATGGCCGCCCGCACGGACGGCTTCCATCAAGTTCAGCGTGCCGAGAATGTTGCGCGTGGCATCGTAGACGGGATCGAGCACACTGCGGCGCACATCGATCTGCGCGGCCAAATGACACATCACGTCGAACTTGCCATCGCGGATCAGCGCGGCCGCTTCGGGCGTGGTGATGTCGCCGCGCACAAAGCGCGCCGCCGACGGGATGTTCTCCTCACGTCCGCTCGACAAGTCGTCGAGGATGGTGACCTCCCAGCCCTCGGCCAGAAACCTGTCCGCGACATGGGATCCGATAAAGCCTGCACCACCCGTCACCACGACCGTCTTTGCCATGCCGTTCGTTTCCTCATCCGATGGGGAAATCCGCTGTCGTCGCGTCTCGCCAAGGGGTTGTCTGAGACGCACAATGTCCCAATGTACACACGCGCCGACGCCCACGGGGGCCTCGGCGCGTGCGAGTACAGAATCGAGTTGGGAGCGATGCGACGCCGATCACGTCGCGCGCGGTCACCTCAGGCCACGCGTCAGGGCGCCTTGGCCACTCGGCGGGCGGCGAGACCAACGCCGATATCCGACTGATACTGGCGCATGATCACCGCCGAACTGCCACCCGACTCGCTGCGTACCACGCGCACCGTCGCCACCAGGGACTCTTGCGACGGCTGCTCCTTGGTGCCGCTGCGATACAGCCCGAATTCGTCGCCGGCCTTCACGCCCTGCGTCGTACCGGCGACAAGCATCAGGAAGCTCTGCAGCGTGGGCTGCAGCTCGTGCGGATCGATCCACCGTACGCTGGTCTTCACATCGGGCTCGGCGAGCTTCTGCACAGACAGCCACGGAGCGGACGAGCCGGTCGACGGCAGGAGCCGCTGCCCCTGTTCAACCCGACCGGACTGCCGCTTGAGCACGGCCAGCACCGGTTTGCCGGCCTCGACCCGCACGATCTCGATGATGCCCGCCGGAATAGCGATCATCGACTGCTTGTCGGCGGCAGCCGGTGTCGTGACCGCCACGAGCCGCTGACCCACGGTGTAGGCGACACCAGCCGGTGGACGCACCTCGATCTGGTCCGTCATGATTGCCCGCTGCGGGTATCCGCTTTCCGCAGTCGCAGGCGAGCCCACTCGCTTCAAGATCGAACCGGACTTGGCTAGCTCCGACTGCAGCACGACGAACGGTGCCGCGTCGAACTCGGCCTGCCGGGGCGCGGGGGTGTTGGGACGAAGCACAGCGCGCGTCCGGCGTTCCGCTTCCGCAGCGTCGGGGAGATCGCGGTGAAAAACCGTCTCCACTTCACTGCTCTTGCGCGACGCTTCCTGCGTCTCGAGATCGACCAGACCAATGCGCGTTCCCTTCCGCGACATCATCAGCTCGCTCGAATGCTGCGGCTGAAAATTCACCCGCGATGTATCCGCTTCGACGGACGCCTTCGTAACGGTGTCGATCGCCGCCACGGCCGCCGACTTGGCGGCGGCAGCGGGGGCCCGACCCTTGGCGGCGCCAGCTCCGGCCGCGGCATTGCGCTTACCGGCGGTCTGCGCCGACAGCGAGCCCGACGGGCGAGCCGGGGGCGGAGGCGGCAACGTGCCCTCACCCGCCTTGGCTAGGGCAACACTTGGCACCGTGGAATCTGCCGGTGCCGCCGCCATCGCGGCCGCCTTCGCGCCACGAACGGTGGGCGACGCTGGAACGCTGAGCCGCATGCCAACCTGAAGCGGAGCCGGCCCGGTCGTCGAGATCCGATTGCGCTTCGCGAGCGCGGGCCACTGATGGCCATCGCCGTAGAACCGCGCGGCAATTCCCCAGAGGGTTTCGCCGGCCCGCACCACGTGCGTCGTCGTGGCAGAATCCTTGATCTGATCGAGCGTCGAATCGGAAGCCGACACGATACGACCCTCTGCTTCCTGACCGTGCACGACGGTAGGACGCCAGACGAGCAAGAGAGCGAGCGTCGACAGCAGTGCCACGAAAATGCGATACACCGGCTGCAACGCCCGGTGGGATTCGATGGCCGTAGACGACTGCGGCTGGTTTGCAGCGCGCATTAGCGAGCCTCACAGTGGAAAGACTTCGCGCCCCCGCCCGGGGCGCTGGAGGGCCCTCGACTCGCTTGCATAACTGCATGCGAGGTGCCCACACCGGAGACGCCTGCGACGGACGCGCGTAACGGCGGGGGCATCACGGCAATGGTCGGCATCATCACATTTGCCGCCGTCAGGAGTTCCTGACGGCGGGCACCATGAATCCTGCGGCGATTTAGAAGGGCAGATCGTCGTCTTCGTCTTCCAGCGCGCCCGGAAAATCTCCGAACTCTTCCTTGCCCGCTGACGGCGCAGCCGCCGTTTTCGGACGCGCTGCCGGGGCCGCCGTGCGACGCGGCGCGCTGTCCATCTCGTCGCCGCCGCCACCGCCGGCGCGACCGCCGAGGAGCATCAGTTCCTTGACCTTGATCTCGGTGGTATACCGGGTCTGTCCGTCCTTGTCCTGCCACTGACGGTACTCGATCTCGCCTTCGACGTAGATCTTCTCGCCCTTCTTCACGTACTTCTCCACCACGTCGGCCAGACCCGAGCCGCGTGCGCTGTTCCAGACGACGCAGCGATGCCACTCCGTCTTTTCCTGCTTCGCGCCACTCTGGTCCGTCCAGTTGCGGCTCGTGGCAAGCGAGAACTGCGCGACGCGCGTTCCAGTGCCGACTGTGCGGATTTCGGGATCGGACCCGACGTTGCCAATCAAAATGGCCTTGTTCAGGCTGCGACTCATGGTGCCTCCTCGAAGTACGATGGTAATGGGTGTCGGATAAGCTAGGAGGGTCCTCTGACCAAACCAAACCCGAAAGCCGCACGCGGGGCTATTCGGACGCCATGGCGTCGCGACGCAGCACAAGGGCGTCCTCGACGGGGTGTCGGTAGTACCCTCGGCGGCGCCCGACGGCCGCAAATCCACGGGACGAATAGAGCGCGCGAGCGGCTGCGTTTGACTCGCGCACCTCAAGGAACATGGCGGCGACCCCGGCGTCAGTCCCCGCCGCGATCGCATCGTCCAGCAGCCGGGCCCCGACCCCCCGTCGGCGCATCCCAGGGGCCGTCGCAATATTGGCGATCTCCGCCTCGTCGGCGGCCTGCAGCATGATGCAATATCCAACGACTCCACCCGACGCATCGACGGCGGTCATCATTCGCGAAAAGGGATGCACCAAGAGCTCGTGAAACGACCGTGACGGCCAGGGGTCGCTGAACGCGAGCGCTTCGATCGACGCCATCGCCGGCACATCATCGGCCTTGGTGGGCCGGATCGCGAGAAGTGGCGTAGTCATGAAACGCCGAGGGAGGGCAATGTCGCACCGTGCGACGCTTCCCATTTCACCTGCGCTTCCGCCAGGCGCCCATACTGTGGCTCCCAGCTCTCCAACGGTACGACACGGGTCCACGCGTGCGGTACCACCCGCAACAGGTGCGCTGACCACGGTGTTACGACCTGAGTCTCGAGCTCCGCCACGGGCGACGAGAGCACGGCTAGGCGAGGACGTCCTGCCACGTGCATGTCGAGCTGTTCCAGTGTCATGCGCTGGAGCGCAGACTGCGCCTGCACACGGCGATTTTCGTCAAACCTGACGTCGAGGACGTAACGCTCGCCTCGCAGAGCATCTCCATGTACCACCGCGGGGCCGGCCGGCAGCGCGTCGCTTGCGTCCGCCGCCGCGAGGAGCAGCGATGACACGGCGAACAGCGACAGCGACGCTCCGTGGGCCAGCCCCTTCGCCAGCGACGCCGCGATGCGCAACGACGTGAAGCTTCCCGGGCCTTCTCCGCAGACGACGCCCGTGAGATGCTGCGGTTGCATGTCGGCCGCTTTCAGAAGCGCCTGAACCGCCGGGAAGAGCTGATCCTCACGCCCGGCACCCATGGCGACGGGGTGCATCGCGACAAGCGCTCCATCGGCGATGAGCGCCACCGAGCCGGCAGTCGTCGAGGACTCGAGCACGAGCAACCGTGCAGACGGGAACGCCAATGACTCTTGAGGGAACACGCGTGCGGACATACACAGAGTCTAGCGCGCCCACCGAACGATCCCCAGCCCTCCGTCGCGTCAAGTCGGCGCCGAGTACGCGCCGTCGCGGCCAGCGTTCCCCCCGGGACTGATCGCTACGCCACGCTGGCAATCCGGGTAAACTTGGCGGGCTCCTGACGGAGTTGGGGGAACGGGTCCTCACGTCCCTCAGCAAGCACCGCGAAGGTGCCGCGTTCGGCCAGCGCCGCCGCTGCGTCGAACACCTGGCTATCGAAGGCGGTACCCCGATCTCGACGCATGATGTCGAGTACGACCGGCACCTCCAACCCGGCGCGATACGGGCGATCGGCCGTGAGCGCCTCATACACGTCGGCCACCGCCAGTACACGCGACAGCAGTCCGAGCTGCGAGGCATCCAGCTTCCAGGGGTACCCCTTGCCGTCGAGTCGCTCGTGATGCTGCGCGGCCTCTTGGGCGAATCCGTTGAACGCGCTGACGCGCTCGAGGATCTCCCATGTCCATCGCGGATGCTTCCGGATCTCCCCGAAC
Protein-coding regions in this window:
- the tatC gene encoding twin-arginine translocase subunit TatC, producing MSSSNSVEMPFLDHLEELRWRLFKCAVAIAIGVGVAFALLYTKQVDIIAFLSQPIQPYLKQPLMVTHVSDLFDIVMDASITLGLIAASPVLAWQLWGFLSPALYGHEKKAVIPALIGAAVLFLAGMALSFFYVLPVTLSFFMSFQSGSVQIMQTVDQYVSFVISMCLAFGAIFELPIVIALLSAMGIVQPQYLSKFRRHAFLGCIVAAALITPGSDPTSLIALTIPLYLLYEVSITVSKFISRRRERRIAAGDE
- the ybgF gene encoding tol-pal system protein YbgF, giving the protein MIAAAALGLRHTLRSRVWRLVPLVALVATGGCFATRGDVRIVQSDISSLRAEILKNQLEQRDALTQTMRMLQVASDSLSKVSARTVSIQGDVRGEMRAIREQMLQVQTLLGQSQATIARLRSEIESRSSAPVAVPPAGTVPPVAPPTSGRTTLPAVDSAAARAPGPNQLYSDGRDQLTRGSSATARIYFQELLTNYPTSDYAPDAQFWIAESFAKEKNLPAADAAYAAVVSAHPTSAKAPTALYKRAQLVLQRGNTSQAKQLLEQVIARYPRSDEAELAAEQLKTLR
- a CDS encoding biopolymer transporter ExbD, with amino-acid sequence MRRGRRRERAGVNAEINVVSLIDVMMLLMIIFMITAPIMQGGVDIALPTADVAPLEPKNGLVITVDRRGQIFIDETKLSFDEFAGSIKALSDKKGGGGVYLRADEAVPYGTVVRIVAAMKAKGITDVGLVAEPDGDR
- a CDS encoding OmpA family protein, giving the protein MMRVSRLTLVLVSTTLVLGACRKKPVVAPQTETPPVAQPQQPTRPTTSAPTPRDTMENVRAMVAAARARLLETIYFEYDADELREDAKSNLDAKILVLNANPGVKIRVAGHCDERGSDEYNIALGRRRAESAKRYLTDRGIDASRIETASFGRERPDVQGTTEEAWSRNRRDAFEIIAGGDQLRAP
- a CDS encoding MotA/TolQ/ExbB proton channel family protein, translated to MTAVVGLFAALQLASEKDALPSSMLGMLINSDPVTKSVLALLVVLSLISWAIMFSKWRGFKTAETNGRAFVADFERARGMDDAMLCAQRAKPSAFTAVFARAVSFLNDTKPALGATNDRTARLSGSQVEALRLVLDAEGSKAREDLGQYIPWLATVGSVSPLIGLFGTVLGVIEAFVGIGQKGSGNIQAVAPGIGTALMATAAALAVAIPAAFAYNVFASRLNRFDDALEGFGSELIALMVREGRI
- a CDS encoding putative LPS assembly protein LptD, yielding MSRLLAVHAERARHGWRSVAMAMLGLVLGTAIRSAPLRAQRPIPARPTPAGKAASGKAQGQDSLAKLSKDREVFNWTPPDSLMRALLDREGYRKVQYQGDTVFFDALSRALVLKGKPSAVQRDETMIIGDSIVYNDSTKRVVAIGDTVLLRDPQQQDADDFIAKGRIEYDLSSKQGVTGAFSTSVTSGQRLFLSAERGTIISDSLVSGRHIVFAKNGSFTYCDHAEPHFHFTTRDMKFVSENVMVARPGVLYIGEVPVFWIPFFFQDVRSGRRSGMLTPNFGIAELFRNSPSYRRSISNIGYFLAISDYMNAEASFDWRSGARSTDQDPGFLRGNAELRYKWLDRFISGETAVSYLAQRNGTTNTSVTWNHNQDFSRQTRLTARLNWVQNTQIQRQTTINPTAANATIRSQLNYQTKVGPAQINVGGSRVQYPGRKQVDMDFPSLNVTAGTLAGGPFAWTPSLRLAITGQSNIDQGLQFPYVYNIRKGGGIDSVQFDASRRNMQFGFDTPIKIGDWQWNNSFTLSDQYRNFPEQREIIGVRDTSIRSTRIFAKTYESNFDWTTSFGLPRFFQGTWNLSPSISVNNVDGASGLFVRTERSGGKWVQQSKRLSYALSASPTLYAMLPGFGSVAKVRHSITPSLSYSYSPNANVSDEYLQALGRTRVGYLSSLAQNRVSLNLSTNLEAKLKSDSDSTPESGKKIKLLALNFSSLSYDFIRADSTGNGFTDKMFTLSGRTDLLPGLDFRTSYDLFQGDPASDTATFSPYRTDFGVTFSLNGKSGLVALFGRLLGMSTALDAIDTTNAPRNAADQNVAQQSRQMNAAGGGNMRGMQASLPTGGGWNLNLQYNAARQRRPRGGTQIVNDPATFCEPQRALGFFVYDQCLLNAQSAQATGLTSGQSAIGAPTFIQPATQNVSATMSFNITQNWSAQWSTQYDVERARFASQQVGLQRQLHDWNAVFAFSQTPSGSFSFNFFIALKAQPELKFNYDRQTYRSTSGY
- a CDS encoding cell envelope integrity protein TolA, producing the protein MSLSRTATGPTTLGRGIAFSAVVHLALVAAAIWWGTRAEAPRPPVYRVELVGAPPGPRQAGVVTPAAQPSAQAPDIAGAERVPEEKVIPKPSTAKKVLPSPKATPSTSRTKTAGSKTASPTASKATAAPKAGAGAQGGKGADVANLSIRGIDFPYPGYLQNIVRQITLNWTPRRVSASLVSEVKFTIRRDGSVMAIEVVKGSGDRIYDLDAMGAVEAVGSTRGFGPLPQGWTDDVLIVYFTFDYALRPN